One segment of Hippopotamus amphibius kiboko isolate mHipAmp2 chromosome 4, mHipAmp2.hap2, whole genome shotgun sequence DNA contains the following:
- the LOC130851143 gene encoding proline-rich protein 2-like, with product MWRFRPDEGGNSPARANQRTAQPLRPIWGRVPEVKAEEPGPPASPGRARPARLPSAERPPGGSGSDNGTPRCGGRGAGPTPADADPTRMPARRAAGQGRACRPESEGGPGARGRVAPTPGVRPPTAARSLGSLGAARPTGPGGRRRAARRGPSAPERSAAAPFIPGDPPARTAERGGRRARASGGGGCPQGGGRPRLEEGDPGPLPTAPPLPPREESVRAAKARGGGRAGERRPRRPPPPPPAPGRGANTRGAPTQSAPPPPAADAGPGRPPRRAPPAPRSAGRPSPAAAPPQPGAPPPLPATRLPSPASGSGPRLPCPRAPPRLPAPLPGPAWPPPAQASCRLRPRTRLRCADPEVGGGRSAGRPPGGTERRPAARRTPAPAPAPRGTLRACAQESGASCVSRPSRRVSGKFHLLFDPTARRTTAQRKRYAPWGGTSSPQDAQPPPPWWPHSAAAPPAASHKGRPGLGKRTACCPRPSPQPDPRRHHAALRAKPASLLAWPT from the exons ATGTGGCGGTTCCGTCCAGATGAAGGAGGGAACAGCCCGGCAAGAGCAAACCAGCGCACGGCCCAGCCTCTGCGGCCAATCTGGGGCAGGGTCCCGGAGGTCAAGGCAGAGGAGCCAGGCCCCCCGGCCTCCCCCGGCAGGGCTCGCCCGGCAAGGCTCCCGAGCGCGGAGCGGCCCCCGGGCGGCAGTGGCTCTGACAACGGGACCCCACgatgcggggggcggggggcaggcccCACCCCGGCGGACGCGGACCCCACCCGGATGCCAGCTCGCCGCGCAGCAGGCCAGGGGCGCGCGTGCAGACCAGAAAGCGAGGGAGGGCCCGGCGCACGCGGCCGCGTGGCCCCGACTCCGGGCGTCCGCCCGCCCACGGCGGCCCGCAGCCTCGGCTCCCTCGGGGCAGCGCGGCCCACGGGGCCCGGAGGGCGACGGCGGGCGGCCCGGCGAGGCCCCTCCGCGCCGGAGCGCAGCGCTGCAGCGCCCTTTATTCCCGGGGACCCGCCTGCACGGACCGCGGAGCGCGGGGGGCGGCGGGCCCGGGCGtccgggggaggggggtgtccgCAGGGCGGGGGGAGGCCACGCCTGGAGGAAGGCGACCCGGGGCCGCTCCCCACGGCGCCTCCCCTCCCGCCGCGCGAGGAAAGCGTCCGCGCGGCCAAGGCGCGGGGAGGAGGCCGGGCGGGAGAGCGAAGGCcccggcgccccccgcccccacccccggcgcccggccGCGGCGCGAACACGCGGGGGGCGCCCACGCAgagcgcgccgccgccgcccgccgcagACGCAGGGCCCGGGCGACCCCCGCgccgcgcgccccccgccccccgctcggccgggcgcccctcccccgccgctGCGCCTCCCcagccgggcgcccctcccccgctcccGGCCACAAg GCTCCCCTCGCCTGCTTCCGGGTCCGGCCCCCGCCTCCCCTGCCCTCGAGCTCCGCCGCGCCTGCCCGCGCCGCTCCCTGGTCCTGCCTGGCCCCCGCCCGCGCAGGCCTCCTGCCGCCTCCGCCCCCGGACGAGGCTGCGCTGTGCAGACCCCGAGGTTGGGGGTGGCCGCTCGGCCGGCCGCCCTCCAGGTGGGACTGAGCGCCGCCCCGCGGCTCGCaggacccccgcccccgcccccgccccgcgcggcACCCTCCGCGCCTGCGCCCAAGAAAGCGGCGCCTCCTGCGTCTCCCGGCCTAGCAGGCGGGTGAGCGGGAAGTTCCATCTTCTCTTTGACCCAACGGCCCGGAGGACCACCGCCCAGAGAAAGCGCTATGCCCCCTGGGGGGGGACATCGTCACCCCAGGATGCACAGCCGCCACCGCCCTGGTGGCCCCACAGCGCGGCTGCTCCTCCTGCCGCGTCCCACAAAGGGCGCCCAGGGCTGGGGAAGCGCACGGCGTGCTGCCCGCGTCCCTCTCCGCAGCCGGACCCGCGTCGGCACCACGCTGCTCTCCGCGCAAAGCCTGCGAGCCTCCTGGCGTGGCCCACCTGA